One Solanum lycopersicum chromosome 4, SLM_r2.1 DNA window includes the following coding sequences:
- the LOC101252176 gene encoding uncharacterized protein isoform X2, with amino-acid sequence MPELGFQDSRSGLGFSRSVRDVSPDSVIYTGDSNFSIFSSASGSVDRCSFASDAHDQDSSVSDVSQHLAGHECREASGGTVIDPNKAMLHRNSHIGRKEKAKVQKAEKNSEIETEDENLSLDSARNSFSQALKECQDRRFGSGSLLKKPDRRRPASLDLNNAVINTCHSSSPRFGIMKKTPITTSRVGTFLSPRTPNYRHSSVGVQKGWSSERVPLHSAANRRQVNTALLPYNNGRILPSKWEDAERWIFSPVSGDSSVKTSLHQPQRRPKSKSGPLGPPGQAYYSMYSPAPPVFKGGNGGNLLANSPFSTGVMTNDGLSIRCGGNLGSGNFHALTEPCMARSVSVHGCSELVCLSTLPISQDESGDDIQDEANVVSRVISRRDMATQMSPEASPSSSPIRQSSFSPSTPSILPLVELQTVPSSKAELRDVPIDERVTVTRWSKKQKARIPGRSMELDDWKRKAMEIRSSGWDVSDTSTSISKIKREEARIAAWENLQKAKAEAAMRKLEMKLEKKRSSSMDKIMNKLRSAQKKAHEMRSSMLANQSHEVRRSSSKALSFRQTRQIGSLSGCFTCHAF; translated from the exons ATGCCGGAGCTAGGGTTTCAGGATTCGAGATCGGGGTTAGGATTTAGTAGAAGTGTTCGTGATGTAAGTCCGGACTCTGTTATTTACACCGGTGATTCCAATTTCAGTATTTTCTCATCTGCTTCCGGCAGCGTTGACCGGTGTTCATTTGCTTCCGATGCTCATGATCAGGATTCCTCTGTTTCCGATGTTTCTCAA CATTTGGCAGGGCATGAATGCCGTGAAGCTTCGGGTGGTACAGTTATAGATCCAAACAAAGCAATGTTACACAGAAATAGTCACATTGGCAGAAAGGAAAAAGCAAAAG TTCAAAAGGCAGAGAAGAACAGCGAGATTGAGACAGAGGATGAGAATCTATCTTTAGATTCTGCAAGAAACTCCTTTTCTCAAGCTCTTAAAG AGTGTCAAGATCGTAGATTTGGGTCGGGATCTTTGCTGAAGAAACCAGACAGGCGAAGACCTGCTTCATTAGATCTAAACAATGCTGTGATTAACACTTGCCACTCTTCTTCTCCGCGTTTTGGAATCATGAAGAAAACCCCTATTACGACTAGCCGAGTTGGTACATTTCTGAGTCCAAGAACGCCTAATTATCGCCATTCCAGTGTTGGGGTTCAAAAAGGCTGGAGTTCAGAGCGTGTGCCACTGCATTCAGCTGCTAATAGGAGGCAGGTAAATACTGCATTGCTGCCTTATAATAATGGAAGGATATTGCCTTCCAAATGGGAGGATGCAGAGAGGTGGATTTTTAGCCCGGTCTCAGGAGATAGTTCTGTTAAAACTTCACTACACCAGCCACAGAGGCGGCCTAAATCCAAAAGTGGGCCTCTTGGTCCTCCTGGTCAAGCTTACTATTCAATGTATTCTCCTGCACCACCTGTTTTTAAGGGAGGAAATGGTGGTAATCTCTTAGCCAATTCCCCCTTTTCAACCGGAGTGATGACAAATGATGGTTTGTCAATTAGATGTGGAGGCAACCTGGGAAGTGGAAACTTCCATGCACTCACAGAACCATGCATGGCAAGGTCAGTTAGTGTACATGGATGCTCTGAACTGGTCTGTTTATCGACCTTGCCAATTTCACAAG ATGAGAGTGGCGATGATATTCAAGATGAAGCCAATGTTGTGTCACGAGTTATATCAAGGAGGGATATGGCCACTCAAATGAGCCCCGAGGCAAGCCCTTCCTCATCTCCTATAAGACAGTCATCCTTCTCTCCTTCAACTCCATCTATTCTACCACTTGTAGAATTGCAGACTGTTCCTTCTTCTAAAGCAGAATTGAGAGATGTTCCAATTGATGAGCGGGTTACAGTGACCAGATGGTCAAAGAAACAGAAAGCTCGAATTCCCGGTAGGAGCATGGAACTTGATGACTGGAAAAGGAAAGCTATGGAGATCCGGTCTTCAGGTTGGGATGTTTCAGACACATCAACGAGTATTTCAAA GATTAAGAGGGAAGAAGCTAGAATCGCTGCATGGGAGAACCTGCAAAAGGCAAAAGCAGAGGCAGCAATGAGGAAACTGGAG ATGAAACTGGAGAAAAAGAGATCGTCATCCATGGATAAGATTATGAACAAACTTAGATCCGCTCAGAAGAAGGCCCATGAAATGAGAAGCTCAATGTTAGCCAACCAATCTCATGAAGTAAGAAGATCCTCAAGCAAGGCATTATCTTTCCGTCAGACACGTCAAATAGGGTCACTAAGTGGCTGCTTTACATGCCATGCATTTTGA
- the LOC101252176 gene encoding uncharacterized protein isoform X1: MPELGFQDSRSGLGFSRSVRDVSPDSVIYTGDSNFSIFSSASGSVDRCSFASDAHDQDSSVSDVSQQHLAGHECREASGGTVIDPNKAMLHRNSHIGRKEKAKVQKAEKNSEIETEDENLSLDSARNSFSQALKECQDRRFGSGSLLKKPDRRRPASLDLNNAVINTCHSSSPRFGIMKKTPITTSRVGTFLSPRTPNYRHSSVGVQKGWSSERVPLHSAANRRQVNTALLPYNNGRILPSKWEDAERWIFSPVSGDSSVKTSLHQPQRRPKSKSGPLGPPGQAYYSMYSPAPPVFKGGNGGNLLANSPFSTGVMTNDGLSIRCGGNLGSGNFHALTEPCMARSVSVHGCSELVCLSTLPISQDESGDDIQDEANVVSRVISRRDMATQMSPEASPSSSPIRQSSFSPSTPSILPLVELQTVPSSKAELRDVPIDERVTVTRWSKKQKARIPGRSMELDDWKRKAMEIRSSGWDVSDTSTSISKIKREEARIAAWENLQKAKAEAAMRKLEMKLEKKRSSSMDKIMNKLRSAQKKAHEMRSSMLANQSHEVRRSSSKALSFRQTRQIGSLSGCFTCHAF; this comes from the exons ATGCCGGAGCTAGGGTTTCAGGATTCGAGATCGGGGTTAGGATTTAGTAGAAGTGTTCGTGATGTAAGTCCGGACTCTGTTATTTACACCGGTGATTCCAATTTCAGTATTTTCTCATCTGCTTCCGGCAGCGTTGACCGGTGTTCATTTGCTTCCGATGCTCATGATCAGGATTCCTCTGTTTCCGATGTTTCTCAA caGCATTTGGCAGGGCATGAATGCCGTGAAGCTTCGGGTGGTACAGTTATAGATCCAAACAAAGCAATGTTACACAGAAATAGTCACATTGGCAGAAAGGAAAAAGCAAAAG TTCAAAAGGCAGAGAAGAACAGCGAGATTGAGACAGAGGATGAGAATCTATCTTTAGATTCTGCAAGAAACTCCTTTTCTCAAGCTCTTAAAG AGTGTCAAGATCGTAGATTTGGGTCGGGATCTTTGCTGAAGAAACCAGACAGGCGAAGACCTGCTTCATTAGATCTAAACAATGCTGTGATTAACACTTGCCACTCTTCTTCTCCGCGTTTTGGAATCATGAAGAAAACCCCTATTACGACTAGCCGAGTTGGTACATTTCTGAGTCCAAGAACGCCTAATTATCGCCATTCCAGTGTTGGGGTTCAAAAAGGCTGGAGTTCAGAGCGTGTGCCACTGCATTCAGCTGCTAATAGGAGGCAGGTAAATACTGCATTGCTGCCTTATAATAATGGAAGGATATTGCCTTCCAAATGGGAGGATGCAGAGAGGTGGATTTTTAGCCCGGTCTCAGGAGATAGTTCTGTTAAAACTTCACTACACCAGCCACAGAGGCGGCCTAAATCCAAAAGTGGGCCTCTTGGTCCTCCTGGTCAAGCTTACTATTCAATGTATTCTCCTGCACCACCTGTTTTTAAGGGAGGAAATGGTGGTAATCTCTTAGCCAATTCCCCCTTTTCAACCGGAGTGATGACAAATGATGGTTTGTCAATTAGATGTGGAGGCAACCTGGGAAGTGGAAACTTCCATGCACTCACAGAACCATGCATGGCAAGGTCAGTTAGTGTACATGGATGCTCTGAACTGGTCTGTTTATCGACCTTGCCAATTTCACAAG ATGAGAGTGGCGATGATATTCAAGATGAAGCCAATGTTGTGTCACGAGTTATATCAAGGAGGGATATGGCCACTCAAATGAGCCCCGAGGCAAGCCCTTCCTCATCTCCTATAAGACAGTCATCCTTCTCTCCTTCAACTCCATCTATTCTACCACTTGTAGAATTGCAGACTGTTCCTTCTTCTAAAGCAGAATTGAGAGATGTTCCAATTGATGAGCGGGTTACAGTGACCAGATGGTCAAAGAAACAGAAAGCTCGAATTCCCGGTAGGAGCATGGAACTTGATGACTGGAAAAGGAAAGCTATGGAGATCCGGTCTTCAGGTTGGGATGTTTCAGACACATCAACGAGTATTTCAAA GATTAAGAGGGAAGAAGCTAGAATCGCTGCATGGGAGAACCTGCAAAAGGCAAAAGCAGAGGCAGCAATGAGGAAACTGGAG ATGAAACTGGAGAAAAAGAGATCGTCATCCATGGATAAGATTATGAACAAACTTAGATCCGCTCAGAAGAAGGCCCATGAAATGAGAAGCTCAATGTTAGCCAACCAATCTCATGAAGTAAGAAGATCCTCAAGCAAGGCATTATCTTTCCGTCAGACACGTCAAATAGGGTCACTAAGTGGCTGCTTTACATGCCATGCATTTTGA
- the LOC101252484 gene encoding THO complex subunit 5A isoform X1, with translation MKMDVTMGEPGEILPEHKPERSPHEVLQQSKASVEEIVSKMLSMKKESTPKSEIRELVTQIFINFVSLRQANRSILLEEDRVKGETERAKAPVDFTTLQLHNLMYEKSHYVKAIKACKDFRSKYPDIELVPEEEFFRDAPLEIKNTVLSNDNSHNLMLKRFNFELFQRKELCKLREKLEQKKKALQETIANRKKFLSSLPSHLKSLKKASLPVQHQLGVLHTKKLKQVQYAELLPPPLYVIYSQLMAQKEAFGENVDLEIVGSVKDAQAVARQQANKDTGVSASLESSKVDDEIDDEDDGQRRRKRPKKIPSKESLEQAGIYQTHPLKVTLHIHDDEKSDLQSKKLVTLKFEYLMKLNSVCVGVEGSQENADSDILCNLFPDDTGLELPHQSAKLIDHSIVFDERRTSRPYKWAQHLAGIDFLPEVSPSLRGFETSNDETSKHTAVISGLSLYRQQNRVQTVVQRVRARKKAQLALVEQFDSLMNLNWPALAGRRVPWASHDPRCSLHAWFPLGTSPSQVPSSTLTETEQVQHPTKVVVDGESASSKEEVESTREDGELPSLVPTTSINDTNVTPIKRTDFDHSTKLAFISKSTSSPITKGKSPSFKKYGDDTDLILESDTEMDDIVQIEQDSNNTPGSAGVSDTSWVDCKVQEYCLVLTRKMDNEERKMKLESKIKISKEYPLRPPLFTLSLYEAKQAESYYKVDSSVWYNELRSMEAEVNVHILNAIAAAEENLVLAHQVRCLALLFDFYVEDGGSSSEKRRSTSVIDVGLCKPMTGELVARSFRGRDHRKMISWKDGSCTPGYPY, from the exons ATGAAAATGGACGTAACCATGGGGGAACCCGGTGAGATACTGCCGGAGCACAAGCCGGAAAGGTCGCCGCACGAGGTTCTGCAGCAAAGCAAAGCTTCAGTAGAGGAAATCGTCTCGAAAATGCTTTCTATGAAGAAAGAAAGCACGCCGAAATCTGAAATTCGCGAACTTGTCACTCAGATTTTCATCAACTTCGTCTCTCTCCGTCAG GCAAATAGATCAATATTGCTCGAAGAGGATCGTGTGAAGGGGGAAACTGAACGTGCAAAAGCTCCTGTGGACTTCACCACGCTGCAGCTCCACAACTTGATGTATGAAAAAAGTCATTATGTGAAAGCTATAAAGGCCTGCAAAGATTTCAGGTCAAAATATCCTGATATTGAACTTGTTCCCGAGGAAGAATTCTTTAGAGATGCACCCTTGGAGATAAAAAACACTGTTCTGTCAAATGATAACTCACATAATTTGATGCTAAAGCGGTTCAATTTTGAGCTATTCCAG CGCAAAGAATTATGCAAGCTTCGTGAGAAACTGGAACAGAAAAAGAAGGCTCTACAGGAGACCATTGCAAACAGGAAGAAGTTCTTGTCAAGTCTCCCATCGCACCTAAAATCACTCAAGAAAGCATCCTTGCCGGTGCAGCACCAGCTTGGAGTACTCCACACAAAAAAGTTGAAGCAGGTGCAATATGCAGAGTTGCTTCCTCCGCCTCTCTATGTTATTTATTCACAGCTCATGGCCCAAAAAGAAGCCTTTGGAGAAAATGTGGATCTGGAGATTGTTGGTAGTGTGAAGGATGCTCAAGCTGTTGCCCGCCAGCAAGCAAATAAAGACACTG GTGTCTCTGCCAGCTTAGAGAGCTCTAAAGTTGATGATGAGAtagatgatgaagatgatggaCAAAGGAGAAGAAAGCGTCCCAAAAAGATACCCAGCAAGGAAAGTCTGGAGCAGGCTGGAATTTATCAAACTCACCCTCTTAAAGTCACACTTCATATACATGATGACGAGAAATCTGATTTACAATCTAAAAAACTTGTCACTTTGAAATTTGAGTACTTAATGAAGTTGAATAGTGTGTGTGTTGGAGTTGAAGGCTCTCAAGAGAATGCTGATAGTGACATCTTATGCAATTTATTTCCGGATGACACGGGCCTTGAGCTTCCACACCAG TCTGCAAAGCTAATTGATCATTCAATTGTGTTCGATGAAAGGAGAACCTCACGACCATACAAGTGGGCGCAGCATCTGGCAGGCATCGATTTTTTACCTGAGGTGTCACCGTCACTTAGAGGTTTTGAGACGTCAAATGATGAGACATCAAAGCACACTGCTGTTATCTCTGGTCTGTCGCTGTATCGGCAACAAAATCGGGTGCAAACGGTTGTGCAAAGAGTTCGTGCTCGGAAAAAGGCTCAGCTGGCTCTAGT GGAGCAGTTTGACTCTTTAATGAACCTAAACTGGCCAGCTCTAGCCGGTAGAAGAGTTCCTTGGGCTTCTCATGATCCTCGCTGCAGTTTGCATGCATGGTTCCCTCTTGGTACATCTCCTAGTCAGGTTCCGTCATCGACTCTCACAGAAACGGAACAAGTTCAGCATCCTACGAAAGTTGTGGTGGATGGAGAGTCTGCCTCTTCTAAAGAAGAGGTAGAAAGCACGAGGGAAGATGGGGAGCTTCCATCCTTAGTTCCCACCACCTCAATAAATGATACGAACGTCACACCGATTAAAAGAACTGATTTTGATCATTCTACAAAGCTGGCGTTCATTTCAAAGAGTACCAGCTCTCCAATTACAAAGGGGAAGTCACCGAGTTTTAAGAAATACGGAGATGATACAGACCTTATTCTGGAATCAGATACTGAAATGGATGACATTGTGCAGATTGAGCAGGACAGTAATAATACACCTGGATCTGCTGGGGTCAGTGATACATCATGGGTGGACTGCAAGGTTCAGGAATATTGTCTTGTTTTGACAAGAAAGATGGATAATgaggaaagaaaaatgaaattggaATCCAAG ATCAAAATCAGCAAGGAGTATCCACTGAGGCCTCCTCTTTTCACATTGAGCCTATATGAGGCAAAACAGGCAGAGAGCTATTACAAGGTGGATAGTTCTGTGTGGTACAATGAACTTCGCAGCATGGAAGCAGAG GTCAATGTTCACATCTTAAATGCTATAGCTGCAGCTGAAGAAAACTTAGTCCTAGCTCATCAGGTTCGCTGTCTTGCATTGTTGTTTGACTTTTATGTTGAAGATGGGGGTTCATCTTCTGAGAAGAGAAGGAGCACTTCTGTGATTGATGTTGGTTTATGCAAACCTATGACTGGTGAGCTTGTTGCTCGATCATTTAGAGGAAGAGATCATAGGAAGATGATCTCATGGAAAGACGGTTCTTGCACCCCTGGCTATCCATACTAG
- the LOC101252484 gene encoding THO complex subunit 5B isoform X2, translated as MYEKSHYVKAIKACKDFRSKYPDIELVPEEEFFRDAPLEIKNTVLSNDNSHNLMLKRFNFELFQRKELCKLREKLEQKKKALQETIANRKKFLSSLPSHLKSLKKASLPVQHQLGVLHTKKLKQVQYAELLPPPLYVIYSQLMAQKEAFGENVDLEIVGSVKDAQAVARQQANKDTGVSASLESSKVDDEIDDEDDGQRRRKRPKKIPSKESLEQAGIYQTHPLKVTLHIHDDEKSDLQSKKLVTLKFEYLMKLNSVCVGVEGSQENADSDILCNLFPDDTGLELPHQSAKLIDHSIVFDERRTSRPYKWAQHLAGIDFLPEVSPSLRGFETSNDETSKHTAVISGLSLYRQQNRVQTVVQRVRARKKAQLALVEQFDSLMNLNWPALAGRRVPWASHDPRCSLHAWFPLGTSPSQVPSSTLTETEQVQHPTKVVVDGESASSKEEVESTREDGELPSLVPTTSINDTNVTPIKRTDFDHSTKLAFISKSTSSPITKGKSPSFKKYGDDTDLILESDTEMDDIVQIEQDSNNTPGSAGVSDTSWVDCKVQEYCLVLTRKMDNEERKMKLESKIKISKEYPLRPPLFTLSLYEAKQAESYYKVDSSVWYNELRSMEAEVNVHILNAIAAAEENLVLAHQVRCLALLFDFYVEDGGSSSEKRRSTSVIDVGLCKPMTGELVARSFRGRDHRKMISWKDGSCTPGYPY; from the exons ATGTATGAAAAAAGTCATTATGTGAAAGCTATAAAGGCCTGCAAAGATTTCAGGTCAAAATATCCTGATATTGAACTTGTTCCCGAGGAAGAATTCTTTAGAGATGCACCCTTGGAGATAAAAAACACTGTTCTGTCAAATGATAACTCACATAATTTGATGCTAAAGCGGTTCAATTTTGAGCTATTCCAG CGCAAAGAATTATGCAAGCTTCGTGAGAAACTGGAACAGAAAAAGAAGGCTCTACAGGAGACCATTGCAAACAGGAAGAAGTTCTTGTCAAGTCTCCCATCGCACCTAAAATCACTCAAGAAAGCATCCTTGCCGGTGCAGCACCAGCTTGGAGTACTCCACACAAAAAAGTTGAAGCAGGTGCAATATGCAGAGTTGCTTCCTCCGCCTCTCTATGTTATTTATTCACAGCTCATGGCCCAAAAAGAAGCCTTTGGAGAAAATGTGGATCTGGAGATTGTTGGTAGTGTGAAGGATGCTCAAGCTGTTGCCCGCCAGCAAGCAAATAAAGACACTG GTGTCTCTGCCAGCTTAGAGAGCTCTAAAGTTGATGATGAGAtagatgatgaagatgatggaCAAAGGAGAAGAAAGCGTCCCAAAAAGATACCCAGCAAGGAAAGTCTGGAGCAGGCTGGAATTTATCAAACTCACCCTCTTAAAGTCACACTTCATATACATGATGACGAGAAATCTGATTTACAATCTAAAAAACTTGTCACTTTGAAATTTGAGTACTTAATGAAGTTGAATAGTGTGTGTGTTGGAGTTGAAGGCTCTCAAGAGAATGCTGATAGTGACATCTTATGCAATTTATTTCCGGATGACACGGGCCTTGAGCTTCCACACCAG TCTGCAAAGCTAATTGATCATTCAATTGTGTTCGATGAAAGGAGAACCTCACGACCATACAAGTGGGCGCAGCATCTGGCAGGCATCGATTTTTTACCTGAGGTGTCACCGTCACTTAGAGGTTTTGAGACGTCAAATGATGAGACATCAAAGCACACTGCTGTTATCTCTGGTCTGTCGCTGTATCGGCAACAAAATCGGGTGCAAACGGTTGTGCAAAGAGTTCGTGCTCGGAAAAAGGCTCAGCTGGCTCTAGT GGAGCAGTTTGACTCTTTAATGAACCTAAACTGGCCAGCTCTAGCCGGTAGAAGAGTTCCTTGGGCTTCTCATGATCCTCGCTGCAGTTTGCATGCATGGTTCCCTCTTGGTACATCTCCTAGTCAGGTTCCGTCATCGACTCTCACAGAAACGGAACAAGTTCAGCATCCTACGAAAGTTGTGGTGGATGGAGAGTCTGCCTCTTCTAAAGAAGAGGTAGAAAGCACGAGGGAAGATGGGGAGCTTCCATCCTTAGTTCCCACCACCTCAATAAATGATACGAACGTCACACCGATTAAAAGAACTGATTTTGATCATTCTACAAAGCTGGCGTTCATTTCAAAGAGTACCAGCTCTCCAATTACAAAGGGGAAGTCACCGAGTTTTAAGAAATACGGAGATGATACAGACCTTATTCTGGAATCAGATACTGAAATGGATGACATTGTGCAGATTGAGCAGGACAGTAATAATACACCTGGATCTGCTGGGGTCAGTGATACATCATGGGTGGACTGCAAGGTTCAGGAATATTGTCTTGTTTTGACAAGAAAGATGGATAATgaggaaagaaaaatgaaattggaATCCAAG ATCAAAATCAGCAAGGAGTATCCACTGAGGCCTCCTCTTTTCACATTGAGCCTATATGAGGCAAAACAGGCAGAGAGCTATTACAAGGTGGATAGTTCTGTGTGGTACAATGAACTTCGCAGCATGGAAGCAGAG GTCAATGTTCACATCTTAAATGCTATAGCTGCAGCTGAAGAAAACTTAGTCCTAGCTCATCAGGTTCGCTGTCTTGCATTGTTGTTTGACTTTTATGTTGAAGATGGGGGTTCATCTTCTGAGAAGAGAAGGAGCACTTCTGTGATTGATGTTGGTTTATGCAAACCTATGACTGGTGAGCTTGTTGCTCGATCATTTAGAGGAAGAGATCATAGGAAGATGATCTCATGGAAAGACGGTTCTTGCACCCCTGGCTATCCATACTAG
- the LOC101252775 gene encoding annexin D5, with protein sequence MATLSIPPVLTTPRDDAMHLYKAFKGFGCDKAAVINILSHRDATQRALIQQEYRTMYSEDLNKRLVKELSGKLEKAILLWMYDPAGRDAILVRKALSADAIDLRAATEVICSRTPSQIVHFKQLYHSMNGIYLEHDIELHASGDHKKLLLAYVSTIRYEGPEVDRASVDHDAKALYKAGEKKLGTDEKTFIRIFSERSRAHLAAVSSAYHSMYSRKLKKAVKSETSGLFEFALLTILQCAENPAIYFAKELHKAMKGLGTNDTTLIRIIVTRTEIDMQYIKAEYQKKYKKSLNDAVHSETSGDYRTFLLSLLGPGH encoded by the exons atggCTACTCTGAGTATTCCTCCAGTTTTAACTACGCCTCGTGATGACGCCATGCACCTATACAAAGCTTTCAAAG GATTTGGATGTGATAAAGCAGCAGTCATTAACATCCTTTCCCATCGTGATGCTACTCAGCGTGCTCTTATTCAACAGGAATACAGAACTATGTATTCTGAAGATCTAAACAAACGCTTGGTCAAAGAGCTTAGCGGTAAACTTGAG AAAGCAATCTTGCTTTGGATGTATGATCCAGCAGGAAGGGATGCTATCCTAGTAAGGAAAGCTTTGAGTGCTGACGCCATTGATCTCAGAGCTGCCACTGAAGTGATATGTTCACGGACTCCTTCTCAAATAGTACATTTCAAACAACTTTACCATTCCATGAATGGAATCTACCTTGAGCATGATATTGAGCTTCACGCATCTGGTGATCACAAAAAG TTGCTTCTAGCATATGTAAGCACAATTCGCTATGAAGGCCCAGAAGTTGACAGAGCTTCGGTTGATCATGATGCTAAAGCTCTTTACAAAGCTGGGGAGAAGAAACTGGGAACTGATGAGAAGACTTTTATACGAATTTTCTCTGAAAGAAGTAGGGCACACTTGGCTGCTGTTAGTTCTGCTTATCACAGCATGTATTCCAGGAAGTTAAAAAAG GCTGTAAAAAGTGAAACCTCTGGACTCTTTGAGTTTGCTCTCTTGACTATTTTGCAATGTGCTGAGAATCCAGCAATATACTTTGCAAAG GAGTTACACAAGGCAATGAAGGGCTTGGGGACGAATGATACAACTCTCATAAGGATAATAGTCACGCGAACTGAGATTGATATGCAGTATATAAAAGCAGAGTACcagaaaaagtataagaaatctCTTAATGATGCTGTTCATTCGGAGACTTCTGGTGATTATCGGACCTTTCTTCTATCTCTTCTGGGGCCTGGTCACTGA
- the LOC101244451 gene encoding uncharacterized protein, whose amino-acid sequence MAKNEEDDYMGDLSHFLPPGVSSLPSKTASNKPEVANKKRKVLNWQDRKKLKREQKQIEEDQKTLVNLESAIPESNIGFKMLKQMGYTPGSALGKEGSGRSEPVGLEIRRGRAGIGKEDNKVEKLRKEMEKANRDRRREEELMETFGSHLKERWKDKRIVRNFHKADAVLAQLENREVVTEKKEEEDVGKDEEEEEEEPITEEDLLNTLMKLRDEYHYCLFCGCQYESTEALQSNCPGITEDDH is encoded by the exons ATggcgaaaaatgaagaagatgattACATGGGAGACCTTTCTCACTTTCTTCCTCCTGGAGTTTCTTCTCTTCCCTCTAAAACG GCATCAAATAAGCCTGAAGTTGCGAACAAGAAACGTAAGGTGTTAAACTGGCAAGATAGGAAAAAGCTCAAGAGAGAGCAGAAGCAAATTGAAGAGGACCAAAAAACTCTAGTCAATTTAGAGTCAGCAATTCCTGAGAGCAACATTGGATTCAAAATGTTGAAACAAATGGGTTATACTCCGGGATCAGCATTAGGCAAAGAAGGTTCTGGTAGGTCTGAGCCTGTGGGACTGGAAATCCGAAGGGGCCGTGCTGGTATTGGGAAAGAAGATAATAAGGTAGAGAAGCTGAGGAAGGAAATGGAGAAGGCTAACAGGgatagaagaagagaagaagagctAATGGAAACTTTTGGATCTCACCTGAAGGAGCGTTGGAAGGATAAAAGGATTGTAAGAAATTTTCACAAGGCTGATGCAGTACTAGCTCAGTTAGAGAATAGGGAGGTTGTAACggagaaaaaggaagaagaggATGTAGGAAAGGATGAGgaggaggaagaggaagaacCGATCACAGAAGag GATTTGCTCAATACATTGATGAAGCTGAGAGATGAGTATCATTACTGTCTTTTCTGTGGATGTCAG TATGAATCAACCGAGGCACTGCAGTCTAACTGCCCTGGGATAACCGAGGATGACCACTAG